The proteins below are encoded in one region of Candidatus Marinimicrobia bacterium CG08_land_8_20_14_0_20_45_22:
- a CDS encoding thymidine kinase gives NQQKIPSQTVEKAEDILRLAGNAQVLGIDEAQFFDNTLVGVCRKLAEMGRRVIVAGLDKDYRGEPFEPIPQLLCEAEYITKTLAICMKCGGPANYTQRLTKSSERVLLGATDTYEARCRACFEPPKE, from the coding sequence CAACCAGCAGAAAATTCCGTCGCAGACAGTTGAAAAAGCGGAAGACATTCTTCGGCTTGCAGGCAATGCGCAGGTGCTTGGAATCGATGAGGCACAATTCTTTGACAACACTCTGGTCGGCGTCTGCCGGAAACTGGCCGAAATGGGGCGGCGCGTCATCGTTGCCGGTCTCGATAAAGATTACCGAGGCGAACCGTTCGAGCCGATTCCTCAACTTCTCTGCGAAGCGGAATATATCACAAAAACATTGGCAATTTGCATGAAGTGTGGGGGTCCCGCCAACTACACGCAACGGTTAACAAAATCCAGTGAACGAGTTTTATTGGGAGCGACCGACACTTACGAAGCGCGCTGTCGCGCCTGTTTTGAGCCTCCCAAAGAGTGA
- a CDS encoding adenylate kinase — MKLIVLGPPGVGKGTQTHKLCAELGMTHISTGNILREAIKNGTKLGEQANAFMTKGELVPDAVMLGIIEEKLFGKQAPANYILDGFPRTIAQAEGLGKLFQVHKVWTDAIILLDAEVRQIIDRLSARRTCRNCNAVYNLMTNPPKQTGRCDACGGDLFQRDDDRAETIAKRLDIYTRQTEPLVEFYRKSGNLKVISADGTPDEVFQRIKKELIGG; from the coding sequence ATGAAATTGATTGTCCTTGGACCTCCCGGTGTCGGGAAGGGAACTCAAACGCATAAACTCTGTGCTGAATTAGGAATGACGCATATTTCGACGGGAAATATCTTAAGGGAAGCGATTAAAAACGGGACAAAATTGGGCGAACAGGCAAATGCTTTCATGACCAAAGGCGAGTTGGTGCCGGATGCCGTCATGCTCGGAATTATCGAGGAAAAATTGTTTGGCAAACAAGCACCGGCGAACTACATTCTGGACGGTTTTCCGCGAACCATTGCGCAGGCGGAAGGGCTGGGAAAACTATTCCAAGTTCATAAAGTATGGACTGACGCCATCATTCTGCTCGATGCGGAAGTTCGGCAGATCATCGACCGGCTTTCAGCGCGAAGAACCTGCCGGAACTGCAACGCCGTTTATAATCTGATGACGAATCCGCCCAAACAGACCGGTCGGTGCGACGCGTGCGGCGGCGATCTCTTTCAGCGCGACGACGATAGAGCCGAAACAATTGCTAAACGATTGGACATTTATACGCGGCAAACCGAACCGCTCGTCGAATTTTATCGGAAATCCGGGAACCTGAAAGTCATTTCGGCGGATGGAACTCCGGATGAAGTCTTTCAACGCATTAAAAAGGAATTGATTGGAGGTTAG
- a CDS encoding NupC/NupG family nucleoside CNT transporter yields MRFIGILGIIILLGISYLMSNNRKKIRPRIIIWGLLLQVLFAAVILGKPALSFFSMFVFLMMVVIYIFKNDINLAGDRKQQMGKTALVIAYSIAALLAFYCISALRILGWTIVIIFAAMIVKSILKIKTGSKYFSLAFMASSFAWFFMNGFTGEVIFAWLSHKVERFLGLATYGAEFLFGNLALDKYFFPNSQAWPGFGMQFGFSVLPVIIFFASFMAILYHLGVMQIIVQWMSRFMQWTMGTSGAETLSCTANIFVGQTEAPLLIRPFLNEMTVSELLTVMVGGFATIAGGVLAGYIKMGVSATHLIAASVMSAPAALLVAKIIYPETELSKTAGEVDLPKDIVQSSNLLEAASSGVTDGLKLAANVAAMLIAFIALIGLADTILSVLDRLIDGRFFHGTYHKYAAASGFSPIVGEYAGWFPGSFKTFFGTMLKPLAWAMGVSWKNAGEVGNLLGIKLALNEFVAYGTLAELKANAVIDPKSIVIATYALCGFANFSSIGIQIGGIGALAPNRRKDLSKVALKAMFGGAFASWITACIAGILF; encoded by the coding sequence ATGAGATTTATCGGAATTCTCGGAATTATCATATTGCTCGGTATTTCCTATCTCATGTCTAACAATCGGAAGAAAATTCGACCGCGTATCATTATCTGGGGTTTACTTCTTCAGGTGCTCTTCGCGGCGGTAATTCTCGGCAAACCTGCACTTTCTTTCTTCAGTATGTTCGTTTTTCTGATGATGGTCGTGATTTATATTTTCAAAAACGATATTAATCTGGCGGGCGATCGGAAACAGCAGATGGGGAAAACGGCATTAGTGATTGCTTATTCGATAGCCGCGCTTCTGGCGTTCTATTGTATATCTGCTCTCAGAATTCTCGGCTGGACGATCGTAATCATATTTGCGGCAATGATCGTCAAATCCATCTTGAAAATCAAAACCGGTAGCAAATACTTTTCACTGGCTTTTATGGCATCGTCCTTCGCGTGGTTTTTTATGAACGGTTTTACTGGCGAAGTGATCTTTGCGTGGCTGAGTCATAAAGTTGAACGCTTTCTCGGTTTAGCGACATACGGCGCGGAATTCCTTTTTGGGAATCTGGCGCTGGATAAATATTTCTTCCCGAATTCTCAGGCGTGGCCGGGTTTTGGAATGCAATTTGGATTCAGCGTTTTGCCGGTCATTATATTTTTTGCCTCGTTTATGGCGATTCTTTACCATCTCGGCGTGATGCAGATAATCGTTCAATGGATGTCGCGCTTCATGCAGTGGACGATGGGAACGAGCGGAGCCGAGACGCTTTCCTGCACGGCGAATATCTTTGTCGGACAGACAGAAGCGCCGCTGTTGATTCGCCCGTTTCTTAATGAGATGACTGTCTCTGAACTTTTAACCGTGATGGTTGGCGGCTTTGCAACAATCGCGGGCGGCGTATTGGCTGGTTATATCAAGATGGGCGTCAGCGCGACGCATCTGATCGCGGCAAGCGTCATGTCCGCGCCGGCGGCTTTGCTCGTTGCAAAAATCATATATCCTGAAACGGAACTATCGAAGACAGCGGGCGAGGTTGATTTGCCTAAAGATATTGTCCAGTCGTCGAATTTACTGGAAGCGGCGTCGTCCGGTGTTACTGACGGGTTGAAACTCGCCGCTAATGTTGCCGCCATGCTGATCGCGTTTATCGCGCTTATCGGACTTGCCGATACAATACTCTCTGTTCTTGACAGATTGATCGATGGAAGATTTTTTCATGGAACCTACCACAAATATGCGGCGGCGAGCGGTTTTTCGCCAATAGTTGGAGAATATGCAGGCTGGTTCCCTGGAAGTTTCAAGACTTTTTTCGGAACGATGCTGAAACCACTGGCGTGGGCGATGGGCGTGTCTTGGAAAAATGCGGGTGAAGTCGGCAACCTACTCGGCATCAAACTGGCGTTGAATGAATTCGTTGCATATGGCACGCTTGCTGAACTGAAAGCAAACGCCGTTATCGATCCGAAATCGATCGTCATCGCTACGTACGCTTTGTGTGGATTCGCCAATTTTTCGTCGATCGGGATTCAGATCGGCGGCATCGGCGCGCTGGCTCCGAACAGGCGGAAAGATTTGTCGAAGGTCGCTCTGAAAGCAATGTTTGGCGGCGCATTTGCATCGTGGATCACCGCTTGCATCGCCGGAATATTATTCTAA
- a CDS encoding dephospho-CoA kinase: MEVSEKVVTVGITGGLGAGKSAAAAFLEEKGAYVFNADVVAKELLKSDPEIKKDLVDAFGADILKDGAIDNERLAKVSFAGEENQNIINDIIHPRVILAFREKLENLDKKYELVVVDAPLIFESGFDNHLDHTVLIYTHYKIRLERAIRRGTMSREEILRRMELQMPEEEKRELASFVIDNSGTLEQLKSAMESLYKKLMS, translated from the coding sequence TTGGAGGTTAGTGAAAAAGTGGTGACCGTTGGCATTACTGGTGGATTAGGAGCGGGAAAAAGCGCGGCGGCGGCATTTCTGGAAGAAAAAGGCGCCTATGTGTTCAATGCCGATGTCGTTGCAAAGGAATTGCTGAAAAGTGATCCTGAAATTAAAAAGGATCTGGTTGACGCTTTCGGAGCGGATATCCTGAAAGACGGAGCGATCGATAACGAACGATTGGCAAAAGTATCCTTTGCCGGCGAAGAAAATCAGAATATCATTAATGATATTATACATCCGCGCGTAATCTTGGCATTTCGAGAAAAGCTCGAGAATCTGGATAAAAAATACGAATTGGTCGTCGTCGATGCGCCTTTGATTTTCGAATCGGGCTTCGACAATCATCTTGATCACACTGTTTTAATTTACACGCATTATAAAATACGGCTGGAGCGTGCGATCCGTCGCGGAACGATGTCCCGTGAGGAAATTCTCAGGCGCATGGAACTCCAGATGCCGGAGGAAGAAAAGCGGGAATTGGCGTCGTTTGTCATCGATAACAGCGGCACGTTGGAGCAACTGAAATCCGCGATGGAATCGCTATACAAGAAACTGATGTCGTAA